The region GAATCATATCAATTTGAAAGTGCCAGTGCTCAATACCAGTAAGTACTAATATTTGCAGTTGGGGGGTATTTTATCTAGTAGGAAAGATTAAAAACTACTTAcacataagaataaaaaaataaatctaactgTGAATATCTATATATAGAGAAAAACGTAATCTTAAAAATATTGCTAAaccttttcagacttcagatATTGAACAATTTCAGTTTACACCTTGCAGTGTCAGACACAGGTGCTACAGCTGCATGGCTGGGCTGCTCTCTGAAGCGCAGTTCTCCACAGAATGGCAAATGTGAGAACAGGCAAGGATGTCAGCACAGATTGGTGGTGTCAGCATTTGACTGGATCACATTGTTTTCCAGATGGATAAACCCCATGCATGTCTAAGAGCCAccaaaaatatgcatttaataGACACCGTTACCTGTGTCTCAGTTTGCTTGTTTACTTTCACACCCTCTGCCTCTTTAATGCTCTCCTCTGCTCTTGGGTCAATTTTGAAAGATTTATAGATATATAAAATCCTGTCCCAATAAGCACTGTGCTGTGAAGCTCTGTAAATGTCAGCGTGACACCTCTTCAGGGTGGGTGTGGATAGATTGCCAACTGTTATTTCCAGACACTCTGCTTGGAAGCTCAACATACGTCTCAGGAGATAATGTTGGAGAACACATACCAGCTGAGACAgcattcttttgttttaaatattttgaaaactgatTGAGACTTTGTTCAAATTGGATGCATTGTTACAAAATACTCTTAGAAATACAGTTTGAAAATATAGTAAATCGTGGGATTTGAAAGCAGCAATAGAAATACAACTGCGTAGAATATTGTTTCCTTGATAGATATTACCCAGTGAGGCTTAAATTGCCAAGAGAAGTTTGCCACTCTAGATTGTTCTGTATCGTTGTATATTTTAGACCTAATTTAAGTCTCAGTGACCGGCTTTATAAAAGAATAAGCAAAACTTTGTTTGTAATCATTTCATCCAGGGATTTACCTTTTAGAAGTGCAGCTCAATGACAAAACACACTGCTTTTACAACAATAAAGTGCCAGAACAAGTCCAACTACATTTTTGTCAGCCACAATAGTTCCCAAAACATGACAGCATCAAGCCTGCTTACAGCCTCAACCGTATGTTGTATCTAATAAATGATACAGGTGGTGTGTTGTTAATAGTAACTGGAGTGGAAGTTAAGCAGTAAAGCTCTAGGGCCAGATTATCTCTGTGAAACCCCTCACTGGAGGTAGGCCTGGGATTCTGTCTCCAATTAGCCCCACTCATATGAGTTTCAGCAGACCTCATGCTTCTGCTAAGCTCCCCTTTGGACATATATCATTATCATTAAATGcaggtgcagaaaaaaaaaacaacttgtacATTTTGACAGCAAATCGTCATTGCTCTGCGCCATGGGATGCCGCGCATTTCTGATTGTCGACATCTGTTGCAATAACGTTGCGGAGCTGACTGACAACAGGGTGATGATGCAACACCTGCACCTGGGACCAGTCAGTGCATAGCAGATGTTAACATCTTTATTATGCAAATTACTTTGTGTGGTACACCTAACGATGATAGAGAACAACTACTGTACTACTTTGTTAGAGGAATAGCTGGTGTAGGGTTTCAAGTGAAACAAATCATGCAGTTCCTCAGGAAAATTAATAAAGACAATTTGAGGAAATCTTAAACCCAGGTGTAGAGCATTGCCCAAGGCAGCGTTTATTATTACAACACCGATCTTGTCTGATCAGTGGTCTTCGCATTTAAGAACTGCTGTTCTGATAATTATGTGTGTTTTATACCAGCAGTATAGGCCTTTTGAGAATAGACTGATAGTGCACTGCTGAGACAAAACTATACCTTGACAGATACAGTGAGAACAGCTGCTGCAGACTGATTTTAATTCATGAAAGCGAATGTAGCTAACCAGTGGGCCTgggatttgttatttttttcttctgaatgaATAATTGACTGTACCTGGTAATGCTAGCGGCTCGAGTAATGTGAGTAAtctttttctaataaaaatTGTCACTTGGTATTATATAATCAGGTATGAAGTATTTTATGGTTAGCACGGTTTTATGAGccatttttatattattcttTCAAGCATGAGATCTTTTCCGGCAGCACAGTAGAACCAGGGCCGATTTCTGGGGGCCCCTAGGTAAGATCTTGGAAAGGATCACGATTTGCACGTACAGTGCTATGGAAAATGTAAGTACACCCCATGGATAGATGTGTGTTTTTCAACACATTTGCATGTATGGATATTTGatctttatttcaacagtattggtagataaaggtgatctaatttaacaaataacaataaaaattattctttgcaatcatttaatcaacaaaacaaaaagtcatAAATGCAATTGTCTGCTGTGGGAAAAATAACTACACCCCAATAGCTGGTGTTGCCCCCTTCTTGTAGGCATTTCTTGTAATTGCCTATCAGTCTCCTACATTGACGGATACATTTTTGCCCACTCCTTCTTAAAGAACCCCTTCAACTGTGTGATGTTTGAGGCTTTCTTGCATGTACTGCTGTCCCCCCACAGCATTTctatggggttaagatctggcctgtgacttggccattccacaaccctctttttcttctttttgagccATTCTTTTGTGGATTTGCTTgagtgttttgggtcattgtcttgttgcaagGTCCACTTACAGTTCAGCTTCACCTTTTTGACAGATGGCCTCATATTCTCCTCAAGTACTCATGTACAATGTGAAATTTGTGGTTGACTCTTATGGCAAGCTGGCCAGGCCCTGAGGCAGgaaagcagccccaaaccattATGCTTCCACCACCATGCTGTACAGGTGGTATGATGTTCTTTTGGTCAAAGACATTTTGGTTTCGCCAAACATGATGTCTCATCCATCCAGAGCAAATTGTTTCAATAGTCCTGATCTTCACCTAGGTGTTGTCTGGCAAACATCAGTTGTGCATCTATTTtgaaattttctccatttgtagatGATCTTTCAGACAGTGGAGTCATTGACTACAAATTGCTTGGAAATGGCtttaaatggctttcttctgaGGCCTTCAGAGAGCTCTTTTGATCTTGGCATGATGTAGCCACACACCTCAATTGCTAAGGCCAAACCAGACCACAGGTTTCTGATGTTTATATAAAGCAGTACCCTCCAAATTACTCTCTAATGATCTTATAATCATTTGCACCTGTTTTGGTGCACCTCATTCTAATTTTAGGCATTTGATGCAATGATAAAGGTAGGGGCGTACTAACTTTTTCCACACAAGAAAATTGCATTTCTGTTGATTTAAATAGTACAAATGagtgcaaaatgtgatttttcaatgttattttttaaaataacctttatatatataaaaaaaaaatagacaaagCTTTTTATGGGGtgtactttttcacaccactgcgCACTATTTATTATCAGCTTCCTTCACCCCAAACCTGTTTTACTATTTAGAACAATGAATTATAGACCGTAACTAGAAAACATTTATTCAgcaactttgaagaaaacatAATAATTACAAACAACAGCAAGAAACAGACTTGTTACAaagataatataaatatatttaacattgaaagtaaaagaaacattaataacacaataaagaGAAACAGGATCTGTTGCTTCAAAATTATAGCGAATCATAAACCACAAATGACTGCATTAAAACCTTTGTAGAAAGGAATTgtagaaataaatatgaaattaagtaaGAAATTAACAATTATACGTGATAATGAGGTGAGGTCAGTAAAGCTGAGCAGATGGCAACGTTTTATGAGAAAAATGTTCTATAAAATGATTTTCTGGAGGCAAAATCATTAATTATATCTTCATACGATAGAAGTCAAACCACTGCACAATTCATGCTCattagtttaattttaaactacTATAAGAGGCACATAGTTTGCAAGACAACTAAAAGGTCAATTGTAAGGTTTCCTTACATGTTAGATGTGATGAAAGATTAATACATTTCAGCATCACAACATTTGATCATCAAAGTCATGGCAATAAACCTGTGTTAACTCACTTATTTCTTCCTTCAACTAAGACACTACTGTAACACAATTGGGCAAATACCAGAAAGGACACCAATGAAAGCTGGGGTCTATTTCACAAAGCAAGATTTTATACAACTTTTGTAAACGTGTTGACAAAAGTCTGaatttttggtttaaaaaaagcaggatTGAATTGTACCCGGTAACTTAAGTAACATGCCCTCTATTCTCAACCTTCTTGGGGGCAGGTTGAATTCAACTTAACCTGACTCTGGGCTTAAGAGTCTGGCTCACCGACCAATCAGGGATGCAATTGACATGAGAGCTTTGCGGAGAGAAAGCAAGTTTAGAGATTGCCTGCCCTTTACAGTTTGCTGATAATTTTGAAAGATACTATTTCAGCAGACAGGATATACTTTACATTCACGATCTCTTAAGCACATACAATGTTAACTGCCTTTGTAGATCAGCGTTAAAAGAAACTCAAACTGTACAAAAGGCtaagaggaacaagtaaatatttactccatgctgaaaagagaagaaaagaaacacaacatttggaccttggagccttcttcgggctaAGGGTCCTTGTGACTGGCGCAGTTTTTGTGTGTTGTGCAATGAGGGAATGGCGTTTGCACAAGAACAATTTTTGTATGCATTCATAATATTTGCATGTGTTGTTCTTTCTCTGTGCTTTTTCTTTAATGGATGAAGGACTAAATGCTCGCCCCTCCTGCCTACTGAAATGCAGTGAAAACACAGTTATTCAGGTACTTTAAACCTGAGCTACTTCTGGATACCAGCAGATAACTTGAACCTGAATTTGCTTTTGTGAAATGAAGTTAACCAGAACTCCTGAATTCCCGAAATAAAATCCTTAATAATTAAACCTGTTTTGTGAAACAGGACCCTGACCtcccttaaacatttgttttccacaTCTTGGCTTATCAGAAACCAACGTAACATATTATGTTCTTAATTATGGTTCTTGATTAAGATCATCCACAGCAGCGAAAGAAAGAGCAAATAGAGGGAATTTTATGACTCGCCTTTGAACatgccaattaaaaaaaaaagtgttgcacATTGAGGTAGCCTCCTGGCCCTATAGAATTGCCTAGTCTACCTGTGACCCGGGCCCGGCCCTGGGTAGCACTACTGCACAGATCCAGGTCCTCATTTCAACTCTGGACACTAGGTTGTGTGGCGTCtccatgttcttcctgtgtgtATGGGTTCAGCTGCTAGGTGAGGTGCTGCTGTTGAACCCTGCAGCCAGCAAGGTAATGAACTCAGATTGTTTTAGTAAAATGAACAGATGTATAAATGGGTACATATTTAGTTAAAAGCATTagtaataagaaaaacaaaatgttcatgCTGTTTGGAGATTTCACAACACATCTGGTGTAAATATATGACATGTCAATCTTTTCCAGATTGTGATCACTTTgctgcagatcagaaaatctcTGGTATAACATCGTGCAGTGGGGTACTGAAGGGTGCTTTTTACAGGCCCTCACCGTATTTGTTCTTTAGTAGTGTACAACAAGAATATTGTTCTGGGACATTAAGTTGCCCATGACTACACTGTcaatacattaactgtaaatatAGCTTTTATATATGAAATGTCCAGCCCTGAGGCTGATTCATGCTTCAGTAAAATACTATTACATGGACTGAGGTTATGAGACAAATTTACCAGTAAGCCCAGTGCAGAAGGGTTCGATGAACGGCCAATTGTAGTTTATGTAGGGACAAATATAGGTGATGGGTCCTATCAGATACTTCCAACCTTCTGGTACCCTTATTCGTgactgtatttctttttcagtaGCTCAAAGTCCTGAACAGCTTGTTAGACAGCATCTCTAaacattattgtaaaaaaaaaaaaggcaattgaGATGTCGAGTCAATTGTGAAGCCCAAGGTACTTGCCCTGTGTGGAGCAATATTATTAGAAAATTAGGgacaaagtattaaaaaaatctatccCTGTAATGTAATGTTATTATATATATTGTCAGACTAATACAgtaactttgtttttcctctcAAGGATTGTTCAAAATGAAGGGGGAATAAAGGGGCAGTGCCATTTCCCTTGCTACAGGAATTTCACTCctatttaaacaaaatcactTTGCCAGAAGTACAAAATATCATTCACTCCCAATGCTTTCAACCACAATTGCAACCCAACTATTCATCCTTCTGCCAACAACAGAGTTACTTCAAGGGGAGCCATGACGACCTCACCTTTACCACTCCCTGACACTGTTCCCATGTTTCTGTGTCACAGCTCAAGAACCAGTTATGAATTAACGCTTATGTTACCTGGAAAACAGCCTGGTAGTTAATTAGGGGAGTGTGGGGTGTCTGGAAATAagagcagaaaatataaaaaatgaataagtaattaaaTGTAACAGTCCCAAATTTGAACACTGAACAGTAGGTATTCTCCtaaatgataatgatgatgaaaGGAATATGAGCCGGCGCTGAATGTGCTTTCCTTTAAATTGGTTGCCCAaagtttttctctctctcctgtcatattatgctgtctttctgtgcagctgagctATAACTGAGTAAACTGAAACTTGTTTTTAGAATTTGGGAACTATAAACTGTagattttacaatatttatttaaattgtccTTTATATTTTAGGAATGTGTTTAAACGTAACACGTATACCCTGTAATTAACTAATTTGTGTATGATTAAAAAGTTAGTGTTCTTctcaaatgcaaaacaaaaagtacTGCTTGTAATGTTCTTCTGTTTATAGGTTTGTATTCAGACATGGCAATTCTAACAAGGTTTTAGTAACCCATGTTAGCCAATCAGTTTTtagcaaaataacattttactaTGTTTGACAGGTGAGCCAAAATCATCATCCAATGCAGCGTGCCAGACTAAGAGCCTCCAGTTCAGAACGATTGCCCCTAAGGCTCCATCTTCCCTATCCCCCCCTGCCCTCCTCTCATGCCAGCCCAGTTCTTCACTGCCTGAGGCCTCAGTGGCCAGTCCGAAGTCCATCATTGTCCCAGCTCAGAACTACGCCCTGATGCGAGTCGCTGGACAAGAGGGTACCTTCTCCCTGGTAGCCTTGCCTCCGTCTATCTCGCCCCAGTCACCACAGCAGCTTCAGAAAGGCTTGACGTTCCCGAAAAACATGAAGCTACCAATCCCCAGGTACCAGCCTATGAAAAGCAAGCGCACCCCGGATAAAACCACTGCAACTCATCTAGCCAAGATGCAGCCACCTACCAAAACAGTCCTGCAGTCACAGCAGGCCGTCCACATCAAGACCTCCAGCTCGGAATCCGCTGGTACCACAGAGGGCTCTGAGCAAGTTATATTGATAGACTCGGGGTCGTCGGAGATTGCAGTCACAACCTTGCTGACGGAAAACACCATCTTGTATTCTGGAGCACAGGCAGAAAAACCTACAAAGTCAGACAGAGTAGATTTAGACCATGCTTCCTCCAGCGTTCTGCATTTTGGACCCGGTGTAGGGAGAGAATCAAATACCTCATCATCGCTACCAAGCAACATCAGTTCAATCCCAAATACAGAAGATGAGGGTGAGAAAATGAAGAGGTGCCTTTCGAAGCCTGCTGGACATTCTGCAAGTAGCATCACTGTTCTCTCACCAGCAGTCTTCAGCAAGGCTGTCCAGATCATCCCATCGCCTCCAAAAGGGAAGCTGCCCATTCCACCATATTCAAAAGTGAAGAATGCCTATTTACCGATGGCTAAAGCCCCTGAAAAGAGCTGCTCTGCAGTGCAAGCTGCAAATCTTGCAACAAGGGTACCGAATACTTCAGTTACACAAATAATTTGTCAGAAGCAGACACCCAACTCTTCGCCTCAGAACCCACTACAGGGTAATGCTAGCAGTTTGTCAAATGTGGAACTGGCGGCTTCACAGAGGCCAGCAGGCAAGAAAAGGGGAAGGAAAAGAAAGACAATAGAGGATGTATTAGCTTATGAGGCCAGAAAGAAGAgatctctgtctttctttaggAGGAGAACTCCAGATAAGGTAGCACCTGTTAATAACGGGCCCAAAGACAAAGTAGTAGATATTTCAAAGAAGTATCGCAGCATCAGACCAAAGCCTGTACTTTTAATGGAGGCTGTTCCTCAGCTGGTTGGGCTACCTTCTGTCCAAGCTTCTGATTGTCCAGAACAGGAGTTTCTTATAGGCCAGAGTCTTCCAAGTAAGATTATAGACTATCAGCAACTGGACCTCACATGTGGAAATCAAGAATCTTCAAAAGCCACGGACCCTAGCCACGTGTACCTGGAGAGTAAACAGCTGTACAGGTGCCCCACCTGCA is a window of Lepisosteus oculatus isolate fLepOcu1 chromosome 6, fLepOcu1.hap2, whole genome shotgun sequence DNA encoding:
- the znf438 gene encoding zinc finger protein 438 isoform X1, which encodes MMKSQELKMNHINLKVPVLNTSEPKSSSNAACQTKSLQFRTIAPKAPSSLSPPALLSCQPSSSLPEASVASPKSIIVPAQNYALMRVAGQEGTFSLVALPPSISPQSPQQLQKGLTFPKNMKLPIPRYQPMKSKRTPDKTTATHLAKMQPPTKTVLQSQQAVHIKTSSSESAGTTEGSEQVILIDSGSSEIAVTTLLTENTILYSGAQAEKPTKSDRVDLDHASSSVLHFGPGVGRESNTSSSLPSNISSIPNTEDEGEKMKRCLSKPAGHSASSITVLSPAVFSKAVQIIPSPPKGKLPIPPYSKVKNAYLPMAKAPEKSCSAVQAANLATRVPNTSVTQIICQKQTPNSSPQNPLQGNASSLSNVELAASQRPAGKKRGRKRKTIEDVLAYEARKKRSLSFFRRRTPDKVAPVNNGPKDKVVDISKKYRSIRPKPVLLMEAVPQLVGLPSVQASDCPEQEFLIGQSLPSKIIDYQQLDLTCGNQESSKATDPSHVYLESKQLYRCPTCSRCFQFKHHLQSHMNSHTNSRPYVCPVCRKTYAHSGSLSTHMKLHHTEGRPRKTLRCEFCEKAFGYVGVYFSHLKEVHKVILTVEPSVSHHEEDVVIEGVSPSDSIDSQRQDQEEPVELQIKCGRCQAITPTFADMKLHLLYVHGEEVQVRLKEGVVQGGREAEDELVKHAAHYWRQLNEKRNLVKCGSCKEEFFSFSRLKRHTCSHHQDKSEAKAEWCVHDKPDANSTESPHSTSPVTPNRNVADSALHCILCPSILGSREGLFDHWRSQHNCENPAALWRVVSSFTERKEIGLSSENPEQ
- the znf438 gene encoding zinc finger protein 438 isoform X2, yielding MMKSQELKMNHINLKVPVLNTIAGQEGTFSLVALPPSISPQSPQQLQKGLTFPKNMKLPIPRYQPMKSKRTPDKTTATHLAKMQPPTKTVLQSQQAVHIKTSSSESAGTTEGSEQVILIDSGSSEIAVTTLLTENTILYSGAQAEKPTKSDRVDLDHASSSVLHFGPGVGRESNTSSSLPSNISSIPNTEDEGEKMKRCLSKPAGHSASSITVLSPAVFSKAVQIIPSPPKGKLPIPPYSKVKNAYLPMAKAPEKSCSAVQAANLATRVPNTSVTQIICQKQTPNSSPQNPLQGNASSLSNVELAASQRPAGKKRGRKRKTIEDVLAYEARKKRSLSFFRRRTPDKVAPVNNGPKDKVVDISKKYRSIRPKPVLLMEAVPQLVGLPSVQASDCPEQEFLIGQSLPSKIIDYQQLDLTCGNQESSKATDPSHVYLESKQLYRCPTCSRCFQFKHHLQSHMNSHTNSRPYVCPVCRKTYAHSGSLSTHMKLHHTEGRPRKTLRCEFCEKAFGYVGVYFSHLKEVHKVILTVEPSVSHHEEDVVIEGVSPSDSIDSQRQDQEEPVELQIKCGRCQAITPTFADMKLHLLYVHGEEVQVRLKEGVVQGGREAEDELVKHAAHYWRQLNEKRNLVKCGSCKEEFFSFSRLKRHTCSHHQDKSEAKAEWCVHDKPDANSTESPHSTSPVTPNRNVADSALHCILCPSILGSREGLFDHWRSQHNCENPAALWRVVSSFTERKEIGLSSENPEQ